The window GCGCAGGAAGCCATGCTGCGGGCCTGGGCCGCACGTGAACGCTATGCGGCAGGCACCAACTTCAAGGCCTGGACCTTCACGATCCTGCGCAACCACTTCTATTCCGAAGCGCGCCGCGCGCGCTTCCATGGCGAGTACGACGAACTGGCCGCCGAACGCATCCTGCGCACCGATGCAACCCAGGAGAGCGCCATCGAACTGGCCGATGTCCTGCGTGCTCTGGAGGCGATCCCGGCCAACTACCGTGAAGCGCTGATCCTGGTGGCTGCGGGCAATCTTTCCTACGAGGAAATCGCGAGCATCTGCGACATTGCGCTGGGAACGGTGAAAAGCCGGATCTGCCGCGCGCGCGCCATGCTTTCCAAGATCATCGAGTCGGGCCAGCTGCCGGACTCGCGCCACGAATTCGTGCTCACCGGCGAGGCCATCGACGCCTTCTTCGCCGAGTTGGGCAAGGTTTCCAACGTCGAGGAGCTGCGCCGCATCGCGGCCTGATCTCCCACTCATTCGGTGTGCCCTCTTTGAGGGGGCTCCCCCCAGCCGGACCCTGATCGTACCATGCCCCACGCGGCCAATATCCTGATCGTCGAAGACGAATTTCTGCTCGCCCTGCAGCTTGAAGATATCCTCATGGATGGCGGCCACGCCGTGGTCGGAACCGTCAGCGAGCGGTCTGCGCTGGATGCGCTGGCACAGAACCAGGTGCGGCCGGACATCGCCCTTGTCGATCTCAATCTGCGCGACGGGCTGACCGGGCCGGAAGTGGCGCGCGACTTGTGCGACAAGTTCGGGGCGCATGTCATCTACGTCACGGCCAACCCGGCGCAGATCGGCAATCCGGCGTCGCGTGCAGTGGGGGTGGTCCAGAAGCCATTCGGACCGGAAGCGATCCTCGCGGCCATCCGCTACGTCCTGGATGGGTGTCCGGAGACGTCGCGTCCGGCCGGGCTCGACAAGCTTTCGATGGCTTCGCGTTAGGCGCGGGATAATCCAGTTTTTGAGAAAGGGCGCTGTTCCGAGAGGGACGGCGCCCTTTTTCGTGCGTTGGGCGTGGAGGGGAGCTTGCTGCGTCTGGCATTGCCAGAGAGCGGGGCAGGATAGGGGACTGCAGTGCCCCAGCCATGAAAAAGGCCTCTTCCGCATGACGAAAGAGGCCTCCTCTCAGGAGCGATCCCGGCGGGGGGATGACGGTTCGCTCTCTCTCCCGATGGTACGGGGCGAGTGCGGTGGGAGTGTGCGCTCGCCCGGTGTCCGTGTGGCTTACTCGCGCTCGTCGCCCGGACCCTGGTCCTCGGCGAGTTCCAGTTCCTTGGGCTTGCGCTTCTCGAAGACCTTGGCGATCTTGGCTTCGGTCTCGGCGCTGAGGCCTTCGGCGGCGGCGGGGAACATGTCCTCCTCCTCCTCCTCGATATGGTGCAGGTAGCGATGGCGCATGTCCTTGAAGGTCATCAGCCAGGCGTTGCTGCTCATGTCGGTGTCGGCCAGCTCGGCGAGGAAATCGTCGATCTCCTTGTGTTCGGCGACCGAGTGGCGCGCTTCGTCGCGCAGCTTGGGGTCGGCGAGCATGGCCGCGTAAAGCGATTCCTCTTCAGCGGCGGCGTGAGCCTGCAGTTCCTTGCTGAGCGCGGCGAAGAGCGTGCGGCGCTCCTCGCTGTCACCGTGCGTTTCGCCGAGCTTGGCCAGCATGTCGCGGTGACGGTCGTGGTCGGCCTTGAGATCGGCGAAGATCCGTGCGTCTGCCATGGGGCGTCTCCAAATCCTGTGGTTGTCGGTTTTGCCGATAACAACGGGCAGGAGACGCTTTTGTTTCCCGGAAATACGCCTTTTTAGCGGTGTTCGGCGCTGGCGCGTGCAATGGCCGAGCGCAGGTCACGCTCGCCATAGGGCTTGGTTACCACGGGGACGCCGGTGAAGTTGCCTTCGGGCAGCGTACGCTCGCCATAGCCACTGGCGAAGATGAAGGCGATGCCCCTTTCGCGCAGCGCTTCGGCGATCGGCGCGCTGGTGTCCTTGCCCAGGTTGATGTCGAGCATGGCAAAGGCGATCTCGGTGTGCTCAAGGATATCCATCGCGGCCGCCACCGACCCCGCCACGCGGCAATCGGCAAAGCCACAGGCGCGCATGTGGTCCTCGGCTTCCATCGCGATGATGACATTGTCCTCGACGATAAGCGCGGCGCCTTCGGGCAGTTGCGCGCGAAGGTCGGTTCCCTCCGGCACCTCGACCACGCCCTGGCGCGGGTCCGCACCGGGTGTTTCGAACGTTGCGACATGCTCATTGGGAATGAGGAAGAAGGCCTGCATTCCGGCCTCGGGGTAGATCACCGAGGCGCTGCCGCCCAGTTCGTGCGGGATCGTGCGCTCGATGATGGTCGAGCCGAAGCCGCGCCGGGTGGGCGGGGTAACCGGCGGACCGTCCTCCTCGCGCCAGTCGATCTCCAGAGCACCATCGTCGCTGCGGGCGATGGTGACATGGACCGTGCCCTGGCTGTCCGAAAGCGCCCCGTACTTGCACGAGTTGGTCATCAGCTCGTGAATGACCAACGCGAGGGTGGTGAAGGCGCTGGGGGCGATCAGGGCATCGGGCCCCTCGATCACGACGCGGTCCGTGCTGTGGCTGGCGTAGGCGGCCGTTTCGGTGCGGATGAGGTCGTAGAAGGAGGACGGGCGCCAGTCCTTCTCGGTCACCTGGTCGTGCGCGCGGGCGAGGGCATGGATGCGGCTGCCCACGATCTCGGCGAACTCGTCGATGGTGCTGGCGCCGTCCTTGCTCTGCGAGACCAGGCCTCGGATGAGGTTGAGGATGTTGCGCACGCGGTGGTTGAGTTCCGCGATCAGCATATCCTGCTGCTGGCTCGCCTGCTCGCGCTGGGCGTGGGCGGCGTCCGACATGCGCAGGACGACTTCCAGGAGCGTGATGCGCAGCGATTCCGCCGCAGCCGTCTCTTCCTCGGTCCAGGGGCGTGAATAGCCGCGGCGCTCTTCCTTCCAGAGGTCGAAGCTCTTGCGCGGGGTGAGGCGCGCGCCATTCGGGCCGAGCTCGACCGACTTCTCCGGATTGCCCGCCCAGTGCACCTCGCGCAGCTGCTCCTTGCGGAACAGGACGATGTAGTCGCGCGGGGAGCGGCTGACGGGAAGGGCCATGACGCCCGCGGCCTTGTCGGCCCATTCGCGCGCGGGCTCGAAGATGGAGGTGATGTTGTCGGTCGCCCACACGGTGCTGGCGCCCGCGGTGTTGAGGAAGCGGGCGAGCTGGCCGAACTGGGCGCGGGTCGGGGTGAGGCCGTCGGCCATGAATTCGCCGTCGACCCAGCCGATGGCACCGTCAAAGCCGATCACCCGTCCGATCGACTCGCTGAAGTCGCCAAAGGCGTCGAGCAGCGAGCCGCCACCGGCGACCCGGCTCATGATCTCGTCATGCAGCTTCATCGAATCGCCGCGGCGTTCGAAGGCCGCGTCGGTTTCCTTCTGCTCGAGAAGGTAGGCGAAGAACTCGCCGAACAGCTCCGCTGCCGTGCGCACCGAGTAGGACAGGCGCAGCGGGCTGTAGTGATGGCAGGCCATCAGGCCCCACAGCTTGCCCCGGCGCATGATCGAGACCGACATCGAGGCCTTGACCCCCATGTTGCGCAGGTACTCGATGTGGATCGGGGAGACCGCGCGCAGGCCCGACATCGAAAGGTCGAGCGGATCGCCTGTCGGTCCCGTGGCGGGAATGACCGGCACGGTGGGATCGTCGATGTCGGTGATGATGCGCAGCAGGTTGCGGGTGTAAAGCTTGCGTGCCTGCTTGGGGATGTCCGATGCGGGAAAGTGCAGGCCCTTGAAACTGTCGACAAGGCCGTTGAGGCTCTCGGCGATGACTTCGCCGGCACCTTCCTCGGAGAAGCGGTAGACCATGACCCGGTCGAAGCCGGTGAGGCCGCGCAAGTGGCGCGCCGCGCTTGCGCACAGCTTCTCGATCGATTCGGTCTGGCGCATGCGCTCGATCATCGGACGCACGTAGGAAACGAAGTCGCGGCGACGCCCGCTTTCGTGCTCCTCGATCTCGACCACGAAGGAGCGGCCCGAGGTGTGCACGGCAAGGTCGAAGAGGCGCCCGTCGTTCAGGAGGTCGACCTCGAAGATGCGTTCGACCGTGTTCGAGGAGCCCAGGATCTGCAGGCGCGAGCGGATGTCGTGCATCGCGCTGGGCGAAAGGAACTGCGCGGCGTTGAGGCCGATCAGGTCCTGCGCGCTCTGCCCGAACAGGGCATCGCAGTTGCGCGAGGCATGGTTGATGATCCAGTCGCTCGAGAACGAGATCAGCCAGCCGAAACTCTGGATCCGTCCAATGATGTGGATCGGTTCCAGGTCGCAGGTGGAGAGGTCGACTTGGTGTTGGTCTTCAGCCATCGGCGCGAGGTGTCTCCATGTTCGACCCGACGGCGAAGGCGGTCTCGAAGTGAGCGAATGTGGCAAGGGCGGCGGCTTCGACCGCACGCTCTTCGGACGGGCCGAAGCTGCGCGCGCGCGCCCAGGTGTTGAGGGCCTTCCAGACGGCGTGGCCGGTATCGTCTTCCATGTAGCGCGAAGGCAGTCCCGTCTCGCGGCCATGGTAGCCTTCGGCGCGGATCACCGCGTTGCCCAGACGCGAGCCGGCGATCACATAGGCCACGCCTGCGCCGCCGCAAGGGGCGTGAACGCAGGCATCGGGTTCGGGGGCCGGAAGGGCCGACATGGACAGGCCGCGTTCGGCAAGGTCGGCGGCGAGCATGGCGGGAAAGTCCGGGCAGGGCATGTCGAGCTCTTCCTCGACGAAACGGCGGAACGGCGCATCGAGGCCCTTCAGGGCCACGGCGTGGGCCGCAAGAAAGCGCGCGCAATCGTCCGCAGCGCCCAGGTCAAGGGCGCCGAAGGCCGCATCGAGCCGGTCGTGCGAGGCTCGTGTCACTGCGCGCAGCTGGCTCAGCATGAAGAAGTCTTTCGGGCCTTTGTCATGAACGTCGGGAAATCCATTGCACGATCGAATAGTTGAACCGCCACCATTTGCAAGGAGCGCTAAGTGAGTGGGGGAGCGATCCACGCACCGCGACCGGACGCCGCGTTCTGCGCGCCGCGCTCGTGAAATCAAACGTCAAGGTTCGAGAAATGTTCCTGAGGCACGCAATAGCAGTGAGTGAGATGCCTGTCTGTGCATTAGTGCACAGAACGTGAAAGTGACAGTTTGTGTCAGGAACATGCGCCGGAGCGGCTCGTTAGACAGGGATCAACACATGTGACTGGCGGCGCGCAGGCGTCGGGAAAACCTTATGGACGCTATGGCCCTGAACAACGACAACGCCCTTCTCGAGCGGCTGGAAGCGCGCGATCGCGACGCGCTGTCCTCGGCGGTAGAGGAGGTTCGCTTCGAATCCGGCGCGGTGCTCTACGAGCCGGGCAGCAATATCGACTACTGCTATTTCCCGACCGGCTCGGCGATCTGTTCGTACTTTGTCGAAATGGACGAAGGCGTGGCCGTCGAGACCATCCTGATCGGCCGGGAAGGGGCTCTGGGCGGCGTGGTCAGCCACGGCAACCTGCCCGCCTTCGCGCGTTCCAATGTGCTGCATGGCGGGGTCTTCCAGCGTATCGCCCTGCGCGATCTCGACCGGCTGAAGCGCGACAACCCGGCGGTCGCGCACCTGATGAACCGCTACAGTGATTGCGTCATGGCGCAGGTCTTCCAGTCGATCGCCTGCAACGCGGTCCACACCATCGAGCAGCGGGCGGCCAAGTGGCTGGTCGCGGCCGTGGCGCGCATGGGCCGCCCCAGCGTGACGATGACGCAGGAACAACTCGCCTCGATGATGGGGGTCGGGCGCAGCTACGCCAGCCGCGTGCTCCAGCGCTTCAAGCGCGATGGCCTGCTGCGCACGCGGCGCGGCGGCATCGAGGTGCTGGACCGCGACGGCCTCGCCAACCGGGCCTGCGCCTGCAACGACCATGTCGATGCGCATTTCGAGCGGGTTCTGGGCGGGCTTTACTGATCGGGTAGGGTTTGGCGGCTCGCGGCGAGCCCGAGGACACGAAAGGGCGCGCACGGACGGATATGTCCCTGCGCGCCCTTTCGTGTTTCGTGTCATGAGGCCCGTTCGCGCGGCACTCGGTAAGCCGCGCGAACGGAACCGGCGTATTCTCAGAAGCGGACGCTGACCGTGCCGCGGTAGGACTGGTAGCTCAGGTCGTTGCGCCACACGGTCGTTTCGGCATGGAGCGAAACCGCGATCTGGCCACCTGTGGTGATGCCCACGCCAATCTCGCCCCAGTCCTGGTCGTCGCCGGGCAGGGCGAAGAAGGCGTCGGGGCCCCGGCCACCCACGAAGTTGGCGCCGAAGTAGCCCGGCTTGTCCTGGAAGTCGTGGACATACGTCGCCGAGATATAGGGCTTGATCGCCCCGTTGGCGGCGAGACGCGCGCCGGCACGGGCCTGGGCGCTCTCGTAGTTGTCCATATCGTACTGCAGGGCGGGGCCTCCTCCCACTTCCTTGGTGCGGGTGAAGTCGACCGAGGCGTAGCGGAAGGCGACGCGCGGGGTGAAGCTCAACGCACCGCCCATGCCGATCATCTGGCTGATGCCGGCCTCGCCGCTCAGCACGAGAGGCGAATCGTCGGCGCGCAGCGACCATTCGCTGGTGCCGATCATCACGTCGCGCTGCGTCTTGAAGTCCCAGAAGCCGCCGCTCAGTTGGGCATCGATACCAAAGCCACTCGCCGAGCGCGTGCCGCCGTAGAGATTGACCTGGAACATGTCGCCCGTGACATCGCGCGTGGGATAGCCCGGGTCGCCTTCCATGCGGGTGTAGGAGAGCGCCATGCCGATGAAGCCGGTGCCCCCGTCCGAAATTTCAAGGCCGCCAGCAAGATAGTAGCCGTCGAACTTGTCTCCGGCATAAGGGCGTGCGGTCGGGGCGCCATCGCTCTTGCCGTCGATGTAGCCACCGGCCACGAAGGCGCTCATCGTGTCGGGCAGGGCGCCCTCGATGACCGAGCCCGGCGCGCCGCCTGCACCCGCCATGGACGGGGCCGTGCCGGCGGTGTTGCTGGTGTCGAACGCCGACAGGGCGCCGCTGGGGCTGCCGTAGTAGGAGAGGGTGCCCCCCGAATTGCCCGCGGTCACCGTCGCGATACGTTCGCGCAGGAAGCGCGAATTGGTGTCGAGTGCGGCGGTCGCCATCGATTGGAGAAGCGGCTGCTCACGCGGGGCCAGTTCCTCGAGCGTGCCCTGAATGCCCGCGATCCCCATCATGTCGAGCGGCCCGTAGACCCCGGCAAGGTTGCCGTAGTACGCGCGGTTCTGGTCGAGCAGCTGCGCGTAGGCGGACTGCACGTTCGAGGAGGGATCGATCACATCGGCGTAGAGCCCGGCCTCGATGGTGACCAGGACCTCGGTGTCGGTGTAGCTGAGCTCGGGCGTCAGGATGGCGCTGATCGCGTTCCAGTTGTCGAACTCGCCCTCGATGCCGCCCGTGGCCGTCAGGATGGTGTATTCGTCGCCGTCGCGCACCATGCCGGTGGGATTGAACATGACCAGACCGCCGATGTCGGCCATGCCGTCGAGCGGAACGTCGGCCGGGTCCAGCATCGTCGGGTTGACCGCGATCAGGTCGGATGTGCCCGAAGGCCCGAGGTCGACGAGGTAGGTGCTGCCCGAGGAGAGGATCACGTTGCCATTGAAGGTCAGCGTGCCGATCTCGCCCACGCCGCCCGGCGCGATCACGCCGGCCACGTTGGTGAAGTAGGGCGTGGTGATCATGCCCGAACCCTGCAGGCCGCCGGTCATCAGCATGTAGTCGCCGTTGGTGGCGAGTTCGCCGTCGACGCGCACCATGCCCTGGTACTGGTTGATCGACATGAGCGAGGTGAGCGAGCCGTCCTCGGTGATGTCGAGGGCCGCGCCCGCACCGTCCATGGAAAAGCGGTCGATGGTGACCGCGCTCGAGAGCGTGGTCGTACCGTCCGCGCTCAGTGTCACGTCGTAGTAGGTCGGACGCACGCCGTTCGCGGGATCGCCCGCGTCGTTGTCAGGCACGAAACCGCTCGCACCGGGAAGGCCGTTGGCGATCGTGGGCGCGTCGAGGACAAACGGGGTAACCGTGGCCTGGGCCGCGTCGTCGGCGCGGGCGAGCAGGTCCCCGACGGCGACGGTCGCACCGGCATCGGTGGTGACCGGCGTGCTCGCATCGACAAGTTCGCCGTCGATGTAGATATCGCCGGTCGCCATGTCCTCGCAGATGTCGTCGCCGCCCAGCTGGAAGCAGGCGTGGCCGAACGAGTCCGGGCTGCCGGCTGATCCGGCGCCAGGGGCATCGGGCACGCCGTTGACGAGGTTGCCGTCGGCGTCGAGCACCATGTAGTTGGGATCGGTGATGGTCACCCAGTGCTCGGGATCTTCCCAGGCTCCGTCACCCTCGACAGCGCTGGCATAGCGGTAGGGGTTGTTGGCCGCGATCCAGTCCCAGTAGAGATAGAGCGGCTGGTAGAAGCTCATCGTGCCGTAGGTGCTGAAAGGCTGGGGCCCGAAGAAGCGGCTGCCACCCGAAAGGACGCCGATGACGACGTCGATGTCGTAGGTCTCATCCAGGATCAGCGGACCGCCCGAATCGCCGCCTGCGGTCGTGCCCTCGTTGGGGGTGGCCGCGTCCTTCCACAAGTTGAAGTCGTAGGGGTTCGCCTCCGGCGTTCCGCGCAGCGGGTCATCGAAGTCGAGCATGTAGAGGTTCTGCGGGAGCCCCGAGGTGCTGCCGAACAGGAACAGGTCGCGCTGGTCGAAGCTGGCGAGCGCGCCGAGCATGTTCTCGGCGGCGCGGCGGCGGTAGTCGATGCCGCCGGTGTCGCCCGTCGAGCCCGAGCCATTGCGGCCATAGCCGGTGATCTTGACGTGGTAGCCGGTGCCATTCTCGTCGGTGATCTCATCGGGCGTGGGCAGCGGCGAGAACATCAGCGCCCAGGTCGGTACGTCGGCGGCGGGCGTGTCGAGCGAGGCCATCGCGACGTCGCCGTAGAGAAACGAGAGCGCGGCGGGCTCGAGCGAGGCGGGGTGATAGTTCACCCAGTCCGCGTTGTAGAAGGCCAGGTCCGGGTTGGACTGGTTGCCCCCGAAGTACCAGTCGAGAAGGCCGTTGTAGTTGTCTTGCGCGAAGCCGAAGCCGATCGGCACGCCGCCAGTGGTGGAGCCGTAGGTGGTGGGATCGCGATCGTTCACGCAGTGCGCGGCGAAGATCACCGTGCGCGGGTTGATCAGCGTTCCGGTGCACAGGCCGATGAAGCCGTTCTGCTGGTCGATGATCATCTGGCCAACGCCGTTCACGTCCTCGGGGTCGAGGCTGGTGGTGCTGTTACCGGGGTCCGCGACCACGATGTGCGGCGCGTTCACGACGTCGGGCGCCTGGATCTGGCGGTAGGCGGCCTCGAAGACGGTGGTGGCATCGCTGCCCGCGCCGTGCGCGGTGTTCCAGGCCTGCCCCGGCCGCTCCTGCGCGCCAGCCTCGACCGACAGGAGCGCGAGCCCCGCCGCCGAGCCCAGAAGCAGGCTGCGGCGCATCACCTTGCGAGACGAAACTTGTGCAATCCTCATAAAAGCCCCGGTTCTGCTGTGCCGGCTGCCTTCGCGAGTGTGCATTCCTGACCCGCTACGGCGCGACCGGCGGATTACGGCCCGGCCTTCGGGGGCCGGTGCCTTGTGATGGAGATGTATCGTGCGCCCTTCGCGTCGTGGCGGCGCGCTGGACGGCTGCAACGTTCGGCAGACCGGGGCGGATCGCAATAGGGATTATGCGTAATATCTAAGTATTTACCGAAGGGTGTTGCAATTTGGTCATGCTGGTCTGGTGGGCTCCATATAAATCAATGACTTGTTGAATGTCTGTAGGGCCGGTTCCCGCAATTGTGATCGGTGTTTTATCTGACACAACTTGTCACTTTCCGCCCTCGCAATGGAGGCCCGCTATTGCGCGGCGCGGAAGCTGCCGAAGAGCAACTGGGCGTTGTTGCGCGTGCGGGTGGGGGCGCTGATGAAGAAATAGCGGGGAAGCTTGCCCGTGAAGGCGCGGGTGTCGGCGATCTTCTGGTCGTCGAGGTAGACCTGCAGCATCTCGCCCTCGACCGCGATGGAGACATGCATGACGCGGTTGGCGTAGTGGCGCAGGTCGAGGTGCTCGGCGTGGTAGTAGTCGGTTGCGCTGCTGGAAACGTTGCTGCTGCCCATGTAGTTGACGTGGACCGCCGCAATGGCGCCGTGGTTGTGGGCGTCCATGATGTAGTCGGCAACGCTGTTGTCCCGCGCGAAGCCGAAATAGAAACCCGAAGCATCGCGCGCGGTGTCCGCCGCTGTGAGCACGTCGAACTCGACCGTGAAGCTTTCGGGCAGGGCCTTGCCGCCGTTCAGCTTGTAGGTGGCGAAGGGCTGGAGCTTGAGCCAGTTGCCGTCGATGCCACCGACGGAAACGACTGCGCCGGATCCGTTGGTCTTCCAGGCATCGGGCATCGTGCCGAGCGGTGCGCTGGCAAAGTCTGTCGCGGCGATGGTCTGGCTGCCGGGGGTGAAGGCGAAGCCTTCGTTGATCTGCAGGCTCTGGCCGCCTGCGGTACCGTCCTGCAAGTCCGAGGTAGCACTGCCGGTGCCGCGCATCTGCCGCTCGACTTCCTGCTCGACCTGGTTCTTGATCGCACCGAATACGTCTCCGAACTGTGCGGACGCCGGCGCAGTTGCCAGCAGCAGGGGGCTGGCAAGACCGGCAAGGAGAAGCGGGCGGGCAAGATAGCGCATTGAAAAGGTTTCCGAACAGCCTGGAAGAACAAGGTGGGGCGTCGTAGTTGCGAGGGCCCTACTGTTCAAGGTGTTCGTGAAGTGTGACGTGTCGTTGCCCGACGTGTGCACAGGAGCGTGTTCCCGCATTTGTGAGGGGGCATTCGTTTGCATCGTGTGCGCCATTGTGGGGCACTTTTTTCTATGCAGGCCGATGGCTGAGTGGGCGGGTGGCGCATCTGCTTGGTGCAAGAGGGAGGGGCGGCGGGCGTATTTGCCCGCCGCCCCAACGCATTCAGTAGCGGTCCGCGTTCATCACCTTGGTCCAGGCCGCGACGAAGTCGGACACGAACAGGTCCTGTGCGTCAGCCGAAGCATAGACTTCTGAGACGGCGCGCAGCTCCGAGTTGGAACCGTAGATCAGGTCGACCGGGGTGGCCGTCCACTTCGCCTCTCCGCTTGCGCGGTCCTTGCCCTCGTAGAGGCCGGGGGAGGCCGACTTCGACCAGACGGTGTCCATCGTCAGCAGGTTGACGAAGAAGTCGTTGGTGAGCTGGCCGGGGCGGCTGGTGAAGATCCCTGCCGTCGACCCGCCTGCATTCGCGCCCAGCGCGCGCATGCCGCCGAGAAGAACGGTCATTTCGGGAACGGTCAGGCCCAGCATGTCGGCCTTGTCGACCATGGCGTCGGCCGGCGCGTAGTTGGCACCTTCGCTGTAGTAGTTGCGGAAGGCATCGGCCTTGGGCTCCAGATAGGCGAAGGAGGCCGCGTCGGTCATGTCCTGCGTGGCATCGACACGGCCGGGCGTGAAGGGCACCTTGACCGGGTGTCCGGCGTCGCTCGCGGCCTTTTCGATCGCGGCCGCACCGCCAAGAACGATGAGGTCGGCCATCGAGATCGGCGTACCGGCTTTGGCCGCGCTCGCGCGGATCTTGTCCAACTGGCCCAGCACCATCTTCAGTTCAGTCGGATCGTTGACCGCCCAGGAGGTCTGCGGATCGAGCCGCAGGCGTGCGCCGTTCGCGCCGCCGCGCATGTCGGTGCCCCGGTACGTCGCGGCCGAGGCCCAGGCGGTGCGCACGAGCTGGGGCACGGTCAGCCCGGAGGACAGGATCGTCGACTTGAGGGCGTCCGCCTGCGCGGCGCTGAGCGGGGCGAAGCTGGGTTCGGGCAGTGGGTCCTGCCACACGAAGGTCTCACCGGGCACATCGGCGCCCAGGTAGCGGGCCTCGGGTCCCAGATCGCGGTGGGTCAGCTTGAACCAGGCGCGCGCGAAGGCCTTGGCGAACAGGCTCGGGTCCTGCTGCCAGCGTTCGAGTACCGCGCGGAAGCCCGGATCGCGCTTGAGCGCGATGTCGGTGGTGAACATGATCGGCGCGTGGAACTTGCCCTCGACATGCGCGTCGGGGACGAGGCTGGCGGCGGCCGGATCGGTCGGGATCCATTGCGTGGCGCCAGCGGGGCTCTTGGTCGTCGTCCACTCGAAGTTGAGGAGGTTGTCGATGTACTGGGTGGTGAACCGGGTGGGAGCGGCCGACCAGGCGCCTTCAAGGCCGGAGGTCAGCGTGTCCTCGGCGTTGCCCTTGCCACAGGAGTTCTTCCAGCCAAGGCCCTGCTGTTCGACGCCCGCCGCGGTGGGCTCGTCACCCAGGCAGTCCTCGGGCTTGTGCGCACCGTGCGCCTTGCCGAAGGTATGCCCGCCCGCGATCAGAGCCAGCGTTTCCTCGTCGTCCATCGCCATCTGGCCGAAGGCGACGCGGATGGCCTG is drawn from Novosphingobium decolorationis and contains these coding sequences:
- the katG gene encoding catalase/peroxidase HPI, with protein sequence MPKNTKMTLRAALLGSALTLLSPHAAFAAVENETVMEEDTSVRAKIHGMTNEDWWPQRLDLAQLRQHEAMSNPYGADFDYAAEFASLDLAAVKEDIRKVLTTSQPWWPADYGHYGPFFIRMAWHSAGTYRVGDGRGGSDGGEQRFDPLNSWPDNVSLDKARRLVWPIKQKYGRKLSWGDLMVLSGTVALEDMGFKTLGFAGGRVDAWQPDLVYWGPETKMMGSERYTKDGKLQKSLAATTMGLIYVNPEGPGGNHDPVSAAQAIRVAFGQMAMDDEETLALIAGGHTFGKAHGAHKPEDCLGDEPTAAGVEQQGLGWKNSCGKGNAEDTLTSGLEGAWSAAPTRFTTQYIDNLLNFEWTTTKSPAGATQWIPTDPAAASLVPDAHVEGKFHAPIMFTTDIALKRDPGFRAVLERWQQDPSLFAKAFARAWFKLTHRDLGPEARYLGADVPGETFVWQDPLPEPSFAPLSAAQADALKSTILSSGLTVPQLVRTAWASAATYRGTDMRGGANGARLRLDPQTSWAVNDPTELKMVLGQLDKIRASAAKAGTPISMADLIVLGGAAAIEKAASDAGHPVKVPFTPGRVDATQDMTDAASFAYLEPKADAFRNYYSEGANYAPADAMVDKADMLGLTVPEMTVLLGGMRALGANAGGSTAGIFTSRPGQLTNDFFVNLLTMDTVWSKSASPGLYEGKDRASGEAKWTATPVDLIYGSNSELRAVSEVYASADAQDLFVSDFVAAWTKVMNADRY